A genomic window from Candidatus Kouleothrix ribensis includes:
- a CDS encoding MBL fold metallo-hydrolase → MTATDTVVLRPNAGWDPRILVCACGDLVDVFIVLTERYAVIIDTLINTATATALLELARAHQGHRQLLAINTHADWDHAWGNHVFAGPGAPQQVPIIASRRCAQRLRARDARALLAAKRADEPGRFDDVQLTPPTILFDEALAITGGDLTLQLFATPGHTPDHIAIYIPQISTLLAGDAAELPFPFAESAATLPQLRDSLARMAALDPAAALCCHAPADAGPKALAQNMAYFATLEHHCRAALAAGVPAHPAAAADVEALVGFPYDAAVPIELDAAALAGFYRPGHQAAIRMMLAYLAEVGS, encoded by the coding sequence ATGACTGCCACCGACACCGTTGTGCTGCGCCCAAACGCCGGCTGGGATCCGCGCATCCTGGTGTGCGCCTGCGGCGACCTGGTCGATGTGTTCATTGTGCTCACCGAGCGCTACGCCGTGATCATCGACACGCTGATCAACACCGCCACCGCCACCGCGCTGCTCGAGCTGGCGCGTGCGCACCAGGGCCACCGCCAGCTGCTGGCGATCAACACCCACGCCGACTGGGACCACGCCTGGGGCAACCATGTGTTCGCCGGGCCGGGCGCGCCGCAGCAGGTGCCGATCATCGCCAGCCGGCGCTGCGCCCAGCGCCTGCGTGCGCGCGACGCGCGCGCGCTGCTCGCGGCCAAGCGCGCCGACGAGCCCGGCCGCTTCGATGATGTGCAGCTTACGCCACCCACGATCTTGTTCGACGAGGCGCTGGCGATCACCGGCGGCGACCTCACCCTGCAGCTGTTTGCCACGCCCGGCCACACGCCCGATCACATCGCGATCTACATTCCGCAGATCAGCACGCTGCTGGCCGGCGACGCGGCCGAGCTGCCGTTCCCATTCGCCGAGTCGGCCGCTACGCTGCCGCAGCTGCGCGATTCGCTGGCGCGTATGGCCGCGCTCGACCCGGCGGCGGCGCTGTGCTGCCACGCGCCGGCCGATGCCGGCCCCAAGGCACTCGCGCAGAACATGGCCTACTTTGCTACACTCGAGCACCACTGCCGCGCCGCGCTGGCCGCCGGTGTGCCGGCCCACCCCGCCGCCGCTGCCGATGTCGAGGCGTTGGTCGGCTTCCCATACGATGCAGCAGTACCGATCGAGCTGGATGCCGCCGCGCTGGCGGGCTTCTACCGCCCCGGCCACCAGGCCGCGATCCGCATGATGCTGGCATACCTCGCCGAGGTGGGCTCATGA
- a CDS encoding MFS transporter — translation MQAPSATPRTTDTLTNGQLAAVTLGRLALITAYRIIYPLQPFVAQRLHVDLRTVSALVTVQVLASIASPLGGYLADTRGERATMSIGLMLFCLGAALCSLSPSFAGFLVGYTLIGLASALYQPSAQAYLSARTSYARRGWALGIFETSWAAAALVGVAPLMQLVQATGDSAWSFRVILLAGLATLALVRFGLEPARRRRVGGPPRTIDWGALRTPSVLGMLGLFFFTAMGVDLIFVVQGAWSKASFGATEGQLGQVFVLLAIAEFGGSIGSTMLVDRVGKKRAVLTGYTITAISMALLPLSDGSWLLFLPLYFLFDLFFEFSIVSAFPLASGVAPAVRGSVMALSVMMTGLGRAIGSQLAEPLWRTSGIWATGLVSAAAALLGVTLCLLLVREAEGAPAEQ, via the coding sequence TTGCAAGCACCATCCGCCACGCCGCGCACCACCGACACGCTCACCAATGGCCAGCTCGCCGCGGTGACACTCGGCCGCCTGGCGCTGATCACCGCCTACCGGATCATCTACCCACTCCAGCCGTTCGTGGCCCAGCGCTTGCATGTCGATCTGCGCACGGTCAGCGCGCTGGTGACTGTGCAGGTGCTGGCGTCGATCGCCAGCCCGCTTGGCGGCTACCTGGCCGATACGCGCGGCGAGCGCGCGACCATGAGCATCGGCCTGATGCTGTTCTGCCTGGGCGCGGCGCTCTGCTCGCTGTCGCCATCGTTCGCCGGCTTTCTGGTGGGCTATACGCTGATCGGGCTGGCAAGCGCACTCTACCAGCCGTCGGCCCAGGCCTACCTGAGCGCGCGCACCAGCTATGCGCGCCGCGGCTGGGCGCTGGGCATATTCGAAACCTCGTGGGCGGCTGCGGCGCTCGTGGGCGTGGCCCCGCTGATGCAGCTGGTGCAGGCCACCGGCGATTCGGCCTGGTCGTTTCGGGTCATTCTGCTGGCTGGCCTGGCCACGCTCGCGCTGGTGCGCTTCGGCCTCGAGCCGGCCCGGCGCCGCAGGGTAGGCGGGCCGCCACGAACGATCGACTGGGGCGCGCTGCGCACGCCCAGTGTGCTGGGCATGCTCGGGCTGTTCTTCTTCACCGCCATGGGTGTCGATCTGATCTTTGTGGTGCAGGGCGCGTGGTCGAAGGCCAGCTTCGGCGCAACTGAAGGCCAGCTTGGCCAGGTGTTCGTGCTGCTCGCTATCGCCGAATTCGGCGGCTCGATCGGCTCGACTATGCTGGTCGATCGGGTCGGCAAGAAGCGCGCGGTGCTGACCGGCTACACGATCACGGCCATCAGTATGGCGCTGCTGCCGCTGAGCGACGGCAGCTGGCTGCTGTTTTTGCCGCTATACTTCCTGTTCGACCTATTCTTCGAGTTTTCGATCGTCTCGGCGTTCCCGCTGGCTTCGGGCGTGGCGCCGGCCGTGCGCGGCAGCGTGATGGCGCTAAGCGTGATGATGACCGGCCTGGGCCGCGCGATCGGCTCGCAGCTGGCCGAGCCGCTCTGGCGCACGAGCGGCATCTGGGCCACCGGCCTGGTGAGCGCGGCCGCCGCGCTATTGGGGGTGACGCTGTGCCTGCTGTTGGTGCGCGAGGCCGAGGGCGCCCCGGCAGAGCAGTAG